The following are encoded in a window of uncultured Sphaerochaeta sp. genomic DNA:
- a CDS encoding PHP domain-containing protein produces MDLKQLEKSINDRDLATRLTSSSEIGSLIQGGSLKRTALEEVNNHVHTTYSFSPYEPSAAAYAAWKAGLGIVGSIDHDSIGAAQEMLEAAQNIGIASTVGFELRTSFLDTPLADRKLNNPDSIGIAYMCVHGVPKQHISTVAKFLQPVQKIRNERNKAQVEALQALVGQYGFDLDFERDVLPLSRADQGGSVTERHILYAMANQSISMFGKGEKLVHFLKKDLGLTLAGKVQDWLLDKDNPHYAYDLLGVYKSTFLPRFFIQPSKEECLDVREVVSFANSIGAIAAYAYLGDVAESVTGDKKAEKFEDEFLEELLDLLVDIGFPAVTYMPPRNTKEQMLRLQKLARERNLMEISGVDINSSRQSMNCPELLEPTARHLVDAAWALVAHEKLASCDDKLGLFHPENPMAGSSLEEKLKHYAALGRKMNAHDPYSLVQQF; encoded by the coding sequence ATGGATTTGAAACAGCTTGAAAAAAGCATCAATGATAGAGATCTTGCTACTCGACTTACCTCGAGTAGTGAGATTGGTTCCCTGATTCAAGGCGGCTCTCTCAAGAGAACCGCGCTTGAAGAGGTGAACAATCATGTGCATACCACCTACTCATTCAGTCCGTATGAACCTTCTGCGGCAGCTTATGCTGCATGGAAGGCAGGACTGGGTATTGTGGGAAGTATTGACCATGACAGCATTGGTGCGGCACAGGAGATGCTGGAAGCAGCACAGAATATCGGGATTGCCAGCACGGTAGGATTTGAGCTGAGAACAAGTTTTCTCGACACTCCGCTCGCAGATAGAAAGCTCAACAATCCGGACAGTATCGGAATTGCCTATATGTGCGTCCACGGGGTTCCCAAGCAACACATCTCGACTGTTGCCAAGTTCCTCCAGCCGGTTCAGAAAATTCGTAACGAGAGGAATAAGGCTCAAGTCGAGGCTTTGCAGGCCTTGGTAGGGCAGTATGGCTTCGACCTGGATTTTGAAAGGGATGTTCTCCCTCTAAGCAGAGCTGACCAAGGTGGCTCTGTTACTGAACGGCATATTCTCTATGCTATGGCAAACCAGAGTATCTCCATGTTTGGAAAAGGGGAGAAGCTGGTCCACTTCCTCAAGAAGGACCTGGGCCTGACCCTTGCTGGAAAGGTGCAGGATTGGTTGTTGGACAAGGACAATCCCCACTATGCGTATGATCTCTTGGGAGTCTACAAGAGTACCTTCCTGCCTCGGTTCTTCATTCAACCTTCCAAGGAGGAGTGTCTGGATGTTCGTGAAGTGGTCTCCTTTGCCAACAGTATTGGTGCCATTGCAGCCTATGCCTATCTTGGGGATGTGGCTGAGAGCGTGACCGGGGATAAGAAGGCCGAGAAGTTTGAGGATGAGTTCCTGGAAGAGCTGTTGGACCTGTTGGTGGATATTGGTTTTCCTGCGGTTACCTATATGCCTCCACGCAATACCAAGGAGCAGATGCTTCGCTTGCAGAAGCTTGCCAGGGAGAGGAACCTGATGGAGATCAGTGGGGTCGATATAAACAGCAGCAGGCAGAGTATGAACTGTCCTGAGTTGTTGGAACCTACGGCCAGACATCTTGTTGATGCAGCTTGGGCGCTGGTAGCGCATGAGAAGCTCGCTTCCTGTGATGATAAGCTTGGTCTGTTTCATCCTGAAAATCCAATGGCGGGGTCTTCTCTCGAAGAGAAGTTGAAACATTACGCAGCACTAGGAAGAAAAATGAATGCCCATGACCCATATTCCCTCGTGCAGCAGTTCTAA
- a CDS encoding SDR family NAD(P)-dependent oxidoreductase: protein MTTFTEQINFEIPPVLRGLTFDGQKGLFIHRVTGKKVDLSLPSPKEFASIEEASVAWKKLLDAYTSERKVFPSVIEIAGMDLQYGLGTNYDEAFRAEGVSLLPTLPPTFSRADVVRDKVALVTGGAQGFGEGMVRSLVEHGAFVYIADMNADGAKKLSDELNWEACITVSKPLTVNVTDEKSVEAMMNQVAEETGGLDLFVSNAGVLRAGSVKVMELKDFQFVTNVDYTGFFICTKFASRLMALQNIPSASYFTDIIAISSKSGLEGSNKNGAYAGAKFGTIGLTQSFALELVEDNIKVNAICPGNFLDGPLWSDPKRGLFVQYLEAGKVPGAKSVADVRRFYESKVPMNRGCRTEDVMKALLYIVEQTYETGQAVPVTGGQVMLN from the coding sequence ATGACTACGTTTACAGAACAGATTAACTTTGAGATTCCCCCAGTGCTTCGTGGCTTGACCTTTGATGGTCAGAAGGGTTTATTTATCCACCGTGTCACTGGTAAGAAGGTGGACCTTTCCCTGCCATCTCCAAAAGAGTTTGCCAGCATTGAAGAGGCTTCCGTGGCTTGGAAGAAGTTGCTCGATGCCTACACTTCAGAGAGAAAGGTATTTCCTTCTGTAATAGAAATTGCAGGAATGGACCTGCAGTACGGGCTCGGGACCAACTATGATGAGGCCTTCAGGGCTGAAGGGGTAAGCTTGCTCCCAACACTTCCTCCGACATTCAGTCGTGCAGATGTCGTTCGAGACAAGGTTGCCTTGGTCACCGGTGGTGCGCAGGGATTTGGGGAGGGCATGGTTCGCTCACTTGTTGAGCATGGAGCCTTTGTCTATATAGCTGACATGAATGCAGATGGGGCAAAAAAGCTCAGTGATGAGCTGAACTGGGAAGCCTGCATCACTGTTTCCAAACCGCTCACAGTCAATGTTACTGATGAGAAGAGTGTAGAGGCTATGATGAATCAGGTAGCTGAGGAGACTGGTGGATTGGATCTGTTTGTTTCCAATGCAGGTGTGCTTCGTGCCGGTTCTGTGAAGGTCATGGAGTTGAAGGATTTCCAGTTTGTCACCAACGTTGACTATACCGGATTCTTTATCTGCACAAAGTTTGCCTCCAGACTGATGGCCCTGCAGAATATTCCCAGTGCCTCGTATTTCACTGATATTATTGCCATTTCCAGTAAGTCCGGATTGGAAGGTTCCAATAAGAATGGCGCCTATGCAGGTGCAAAATTCGGGACCATCGGACTTACACAGAGTTTTGCTCTGGAGCTGGTTGAGGATAACATAAAGGTCAACGCAATCTGTCCGGGCAACTTCCTTGACGGTCCGCTTTGGTCGGACCCGAAGAGAGGGTTGTTTGTGCAGTACCTGGAAGCTGGAAAGGTTCCAGGGGCGAAAAGTGTTGCCGATGTAAGACGGTTCTATGAATCGAAGGTGCCGATGAATCGTGGATGTCGCACAGAGGACGTCATGAAGGCACTTCTCTACATAGTCGAACAGACCTACGAGACAGGTCAGGCGGTTCCCGTAACCGGTGGCCAGGTCATGCTTAATTAG
- a CDS encoding zinc-binding dehydrogenase: MKTRAIRLYGVNDLRLEEFELPQIAEDEILAKVITNSICMSDHKAAEQGASHKRVPNDVDKNPIMLGHEFCGEIVEVGKKWQDKFKVGSRFSIQPALNYQGTLDAPGYSFQYIGGDATYVVIPHQVMELDCLLPYDGDAFFLGSLAEPVSCVVGTFHAMYHTTNGSYEHKMGIVEGGNMAILAGVGPMGLSAIDYAVHNPDRKPGRLVVTDIDDARLKRAQDLYSVEDAKQNGVELIYVNTKNYSDPNATLMEYTDGKGYDDVLVMAPVRMLVEQADAILAKDGCLNFFAGPNKTDFTASMNFYNVHYASTHIVGTSGGNTDDMRESLHLMEKGLINPAAMVTHIGGLSAVPEAVINLPNIPGGKKMMYTHLDFPLTALTDLAELGKTNEVFAELAKLVDKHNGLWSAEAEAYLLENCKKRIKE, encoded by the coding sequence ATGAAAACACGTGCTATCCGTCTGTATGGAGTGAATGATCTTCGCCTCGAAGAGTTTGAACTTCCCCAGATTGCTGAGGACGAAATCCTCGCAAAAGTGATAACCAATAGTATCTGCATGAGCGACCACAAGGCCGCTGAGCAGGGTGCAAGCCATAAGAGAGTTCCCAATGACGTCGACAAGAACCCAATCATGCTGGGGCATGAGTTCTGTGGAGAAATCGTTGAGGTAGGAAAGAAATGGCAGGACAAGTTCAAGGTTGGTTCACGTTTCTCTATCCAGCCAGCTTTGAATTACCAGGGTACGCTTGATGCCCCTGGATATTCATTCCAGTACATAGGAGGGGACGCAACCTATGTGGTGATTCCTCACCAGGTAATGGAACTGGATTGCTTGCTTCCTTACGATGGGGATGCCTTCTTCCTCGGAAGTCTTGCTGAACCAGTCTCCTGTGTCGTTGGTACCTTCCACGCAATGTACCACACAACTAATGGTTCGTATGAGCACAAGATGGGAATCGTCGAGGGTGGCAATATGGCCATTCTTGCCGGTGTCGGCCCTATGGGTCTCTCCGCAATAGACTATGCAGTACACAACCCTGATCGCAAGCCCGGTCGCTTGGTCGTTACCGACATAGATGATGCTCGCCTCAAACGAGCTCAGGACCTGTACAGCGTTGAGGATGCCAAGCAGAACGGGGTTGAGTTGATCTACGTCAATACCAAGAACTACAGTGACCCGAATGCAACCTTGATGGAGTACACGGATGGAAAGGGCTACGATGATGTGCTGGTTATGGCTCCTGTAAGAATGCTGGTAGAGCAGGCCGATGCAATCCTCGCAAAGGATGGTTGTCTGAACTTCTTCGCAGGTCCAAATAAAACAGATTTCACTGCAAGCATGAACTTCTACAACGTACACTACGCTTCCACTCACATTGTGGGTACCAGTGGTGGTAATACCGATGATATGAGGGAGTCGTTGCACCTGATGGAAAAGGGGTTGATCAATCCTGCAGCAATGGTAACCCATATCGGAGGGCTCTCAGCAGTTCCCGAGGCAGTGATAAACCTGCCAAATATCCCTGGTGGAAAGAAGATGATGTATACTCATCTTGACTTCCCCCTCACAGCACTGACCGACCTTGCTGAACTGGGTAAGACCAATGAGGTATTTGCTGAGCTTGCAAAGCTTGTTGATAAGCACAATGGATTGTGGTCAGCTGAAGCAGAAGCCTACCTCTTGGAAAACTGCAAGAAACGAATCAAGGAGTAA
- a CDS encoding rhamnulokinase family protein encodes MKKHIAIDLGASNGRVLVGDLGEFEVVHRFVTQNDQILGEFYWNIQSLFAEIKVGLKKAFAKYGSEISSIGIDTWGVDYVLTDDKGGLVSLCYHYRDSRTDGLIEQVSKQLGGKMRIYERTGIAFQPFNTLYQLAAMKRDRPEALKAASHYLSVPDLLAYWLTGIMKNERTHASTTQLYDPKQKTWAWDLIDDMGFERSLFGEIVDSGTVLGSLTTDVAHEVGASSEVVVIASAAHDTASAVAAVPAEAGATPLYISSGTWSLLGVELSEPRTDQASMESGFTNEVAASGGIRFLKNIMGMWIQQECVRHWEREGQEIKWKELDEETLRCTDYQGYIDPADTRFLKPNSHDNLMTDRIDAWCREHDLPIPSTNGEYMVAIYRGLAKAYAKAISDLEAVIGKKFTALHIIGGGCKNEILDQWAATETGLPVYAGPVEATALGNLVVQAWATGELESLQEGRDRIKREQKVKIFKP; translated from the coding sequence ATGAAGAAGCATATCGCCATCGACTTAGGTGCTTCCAACGGCCGAGTTCTCGTCGGGGACCTCGGTGAGTTTGAAGTCGTACATCGGTTTGTCACCCAAAACGACCAGATACTGGGGGAGTTCTATTGGAACATCCAAAGCCTGTTTGCCGAGATTAAGGTGGGACTGAAGAAGGCTTTTGCCAAGTATGGAAGTGAAATATCCTCCATCGGCATTGACACCTGGGGCGTTGACTATGTGCTTACTGATGACAAAGGGGGCCTGGTCTCCCTTTGCTATCACTACCGTGACAGCAGAACTGACGGGTTGATCGAGCAGGTATCGAAGCAGTTGGGCGGAAAGATGCGGATCTATGAGAGAACCGGGATTGCCTTCCAGCCCTTCAATACCCTCTATCAACTTGCTGCCATGAAACGTGATCGTCCTGAAGCCTTGAAGGCAGCATCTCATTACCTCTCGGTACCAGACCTGCTTGCCTATTGGTTGACTGGGATTATGAAGAATGAACGTACCCACGCTTCAACTACGCAGTTGTATGATCCAAAGCAAAAAACATGGGCATGGGACCTTATCGATGATATGGGTTTTGAGCGTTCCTTGTTCGGGGAGATCGTTGACAGCGGTACTGTATTGGGAAGCTTGACCACGGATGTTGCCCACGAAGTGGGGGCCTCCTCTGAGGTGGTTGTAATTGCCAGTGCTGCTCATGATACTGCGAGTGCTGTCGCTGCTGTTCCTGCTGAGGCAGGTGCGACACCACTGTACATCTCCAGTGGTACCTGGTCACTTCTCGGAGTTGAGCTCTCTGAACCGCGGACTGACCAAGCTTCGATGGAGAGTGGCTTTACCAATGAGGTAGCAGCCAGCGGTGGTATCCGATTCCTCAAGAATATCATGGGGATGTGGATACAACAGGAGTGTGTGAGGCACTGGGAAAGGGAAGGTCAGGAGATCAAGTGGAAAGAGCTTGATGAGGAAACTCTTCGCTGCACAGACTATCAAGGATACATCGATCCAGCTGATACCCGGTTCCTCAAACCCAATAGCCATGACAATCTGATGACTGACAGGATTGATGCCTGGTGCAGGGAGCATGATCTTCCCATTCCCTCCACCAATGGCGAGTACATGGTTGCCATCTATCGAGGACTTGCCAAGGCTTATGCAAAGGCAATCAGCGATCTGGAAGCAGTGATCGGGAAAAAGTTTACAGCCCTACACATCATTGGTGGAGGATGCAAGAACGAGATTCTCGACCAATGGGCAGCCACTGAAACCGGTCTTCCTGTGTACGCAGGACCGGTGGAAGCTACAGCATTGGGCAACTTGGTAGTCCAGGCCTGGGCTACCGGTGAACTGGAAAGCCTGCAAGAGGGACGTGACCGGATCAAGCGGGAGCAGAAGGTTAAGATCTTCAAACCGTAA
- a CDS encoding SNF2-related protein, with translation MAYTEYGNTWWGDRWLNSLTEIDYSNRLPRGKRYARNGSVRSITTDRGKVTARVQGTRVTPYKVSVGISQYTKADNKRLIDLIKENPYYLGSLQTGELPPELEQECMDIGIKLFPQSWKDLGMQCSCPDWAVPCKHLAAVIYMIANEIDKDPFLIFRLHGLDVQSLLLSSGSTIEDQIPTLDSLTLSAWKGSSTELGELDLQLIPDMKPVLERVLTESPLFAPQHDFKRDYLSFVSSLAKETTKFVNQLEIPEQIPSILYDECKITYQGIRMRGVLKQGKSKLAFSSQEMDGCLSYLQSFPLGSTEEYPPILSLLLFAHNFALRLLQAHGAIPRLLDLGKDQYILHWIPAYFNPEIKAITDSLAARLQDKDIVFIDSKPADKLQQIFLMVSLFVRSYSDLLVDAANIPETDEHALFFAGAPYRIRTLAQRGNPLAIHHWIGRLMLTTGSHRPVLWMKETRKDTFQCTIQVKEADKDPIDLSSFLSENTETAAILQDLSYLGTYFNPIQKALMARGSTTVTGDEFLDAWFNALPALKGLGVSMIIPRSLQKTLSPRVSVRMSTSSGTSAESFLALRDLLDVSWTIILGEDSIDPETLQSMLDQGRKYVAFKDQYVLLDEKEIERINRRLEKAIKLSPLDLLKAHLLGTYDEQPVMMEKGVQDLFSSLLQIDPTPVPSEVNAVLRPYQERGFQWLMHNHAIGLGSLLADDMGLGKTVQVIAFLVALKNKNIITQKKPVLIVVPASLMTNWEHEISRFAPSLSTFVYHGQNRQLEKGSDCIITTYATVRRDCELLQKTRFSVTILDEAQAIKNRDSAQAKSVSKLKSDHTIAMTGTPVENRMLDYWSIIDCVMKGYLGNQTSFKTHFAIPIERYHDQSALKAFRSLTKPLMLRRVKTDTSIINDLPEKLVLERYANLSLEQKVLYKGIVEQTEKTLQGADGIEKKGAVFKLMTALKQVCCHPALYCDTSNKESGNSGKTTLLMDLLESIHQRNEKVLVFTQYAQMGFLLQDLIEQQFSIASPFLHGGSSRTQRDAMVEQFQTDPNCWLMILSIRAGGTGLNLTSASHVIHYDLWWNPAVENQATDRAFRIGQDKQVTVHRLITEGTFEERINDMLTSKKDLADSVVSAGENWITELSTEQLKELIELRESHTETAPR, from the coding sequence ATGGCATACACTGAATACGGAAATACTTGGTGGGGCGATCGATGGCTCAACTCCCTCACAGAAATCGATTACTCAAACAGACTGCCCAGGGGGAAGCGATACGCTCGTAACGGCTCTGTTCGTTCCATTACAACTGATAGAGGAAAAGTAACCGCACGTGTCCAAGGGACAAGAGTTACCCCCTATAAGGTAAGCGTTGGAATCAGCCAATACACGAAAGCAGACAATAAGAGACTGATCGATCTTATCAAGGAAAATCCATATTATCTGGGAAGTCTGCAAACTGGAGAACTCCCCCCAGAACTTGAACAAGAGTGTATGGATATCGGTATTAAGTTATTCCCCCAATCATGGAAGGATTTGGGGATGCAGTGTAGTTGCCCTGACTGGGCCGTTCCCTGCAAACACTTGGCTGCAGTTATCTACATGATTGCCAATGAGATCGACAAAGATCCCTTTCTTATCTTTCGCCTCCATGGACTGGATGTTCAATCATTGCTTTTAAGTTCCGGAAGCACTATCGAAGATCAGATACCAACATTGGATTCTCTTACCCTAAGCGCTTGGAAGGGTAGCTCAACTGAATTGGGTGAGTTGGACCTGCAGTTGATCCCAGATATGAAGCCTGTTCTGGAACGTGTCCTTACGGAGTCCCCTCTCTTCGCCCCTCAACATGACTTCAAGCGTGACTATCTTTCATTTGTTTCAAGCCTTGCAAAAGAGACCACAAAGTTTGTCAATCAGCTGGAGATCCCAGAGCAGATTCCGAGCATCCTCTATGATGAATGCAAGATCACTTACCAGGGAATAAGGATGCGAGGAGTTCTCAAACAGGGCAAAAGCAAGCTTGCCTTTTCATCACAGGAGATGGATGGGTGTCTTTCTTATCTCCAATCCTTTCCCCTTGGGTCAACAGAGGAGTACCCTCCAATCCTTTCACTCCTGCTCTTCGCACACAACTTTGCGCTTCGACTTCTGCAGGCCCATGGGGCCATCCCAAGACTGTTGGATCTTGGCAAAGACCAATACATCCTTCACTGGATTCCTGCCTATTTCAATCCTGAGATCAAGGCTATAACAGATTCCCTCGCTGCTAGGTTGCAGGATAAGGATATAGTCTTCATTGATTCAAAGCCAGCAGACAAGCTTCAACAAATCTTTCTCATGGTGTCATTGTTTGTCCGCTCCTATAGCGATCTGTTAGTTGATGCTGCAAATATCCCAGAAACTGATGAACATGCATTGTTCTTTGCAGGAGCACCCTATAGGATCAGGACCCTTGCTCAGAGAGGGAATCCCCTTGCCATCCATCACTGGATTGGAAGACTTATGCTCACCACCGGATCTCATCGTCCCGTCCTCTGGATGAAGGAAACAAGAAAGGATACCTTCCAGTGTACCATCCAAGTCAAAGAGGCGGATAAGGATCCGATTGACCTCTCGTCATTTCTTTCAGAAAACACAGAGACGGCTGCAATTCTCCAGGATCTCAGTTATCTGGGAACCTACTTCAATCCCATCCAGAAAGCATTGATGGCACGAGGGAGTACTACAGTTACTGGTGATGAATTTCTCGATGCTTGGTTCAATGCCCTTCCAGCTTTGAAAGGACTTGGGGTCAGTATGATCATCCCAAGAAGCTTGCAAAAAACGCTCTCTCCACGTGTTTCTGTTCGCATGAGTACCTCCAGTGGAACATCTGCTGAGAGTTTTCTTGCCTTACGGGATCTCTTGGATGTTTCATGGACTATTATTTTGGGAGAGGATTCAATCGACCCAGAAACGTTGCAATCCATGTTGGATCAAGGCAGAAAGTATGTTGCTTTCAAGGATCAATATGTATTGCTTGATGAAAAGGAGATTGAAAGAATCAATCGTAGACTGGAGAAAGCCATCAAACTCTCCCCTCTCGACCTCCTGAAAGCGCATCTGTTGGGCACCTATGATGAACAACCGGTGATGATGGAAAAAGGGGTACAGGATCTATTCAGCTCCCTCCTACAGATAGACCCTACCCCTGTGCCCTCTGAAGTTAATGCTGTATTACGACCTTATCAAGAACGGGGCTTTCAGTGGTTGATGCACAACCATGCAATCGGATTGGGTTCACTTTTAGCAGACGATATGGGACTCGGTAAGACAGTACAGGTAATAGCATTCTTGGTCGCCCTAAAAAACAAGAACATCATCACACAGAAAAAACCAGTGTTGATTGTTGTTCCAGCCTCACTGATGACTAACTGGGAACATGAAATATCGCGTTTTGCCCCCTCTCTCTCAACCTTTGTGTATCACGGGCAAAACCGACAACTTGAGAAAGGAAGTGACTGCATCATTACCACCTATGCTACAGTGAGAAGAGATTGTGAACTCTTACAGAAAACCCGCTTCTCGGTGACCATCCTTGATGAGGCACAGGCAATCAAGAATAGGGACTCAGCCCAAGCAAAGTCTGTCAGCAAGCTGAAGAGCGATCACACTATCGCCATGACCGGTACACCTGTGGAAAACCGAATGCTTGACTACTGGAGCATCATAGATTGTGTCATGAAGGGATACCTAGGCAATCAGACAAGCTTCAAGACCCATTTTGCCATACCCATTGAGCGGTATCATGATCAATCTGCCTTGAAGGCATTCCGCTCCCTTACAAAGCCATTGATGCTTCGTCGAGTCAAAACTGATACCTCAATTATCAACGACCTACCAGAGAAGCTGGTACTTGAAAGATACGCAAATCTATCCTTGGAGCAAAAAGTGCTATACAAGGGAATTGTGGAGCAGACAGAGAAAACCCTGCAAGGTGCTGATGGAATTGAAAAAAAGGGCGCGGTATTCAAGTTAATGACAGCCCTCAAACAGGTCTGTTGCCACCCTGCCCTTTACTGCGACACCAGTAATAAGGAATCAGGGAATTCCGGAAAAACTACCCTCTTGATGGACCTGCTTGAGTCAATTCATCAGAGAAATGAGAAAGTGTTGGTTTTCACCCAATATGCCCAAATGGGATTTCTCCTTCAAGACCTGATAGAACAACAGTTCTCGATCGCCTCACCGTTCTTGCATGGGGGGTCATCCCGTACACAGAGAGATGCCATGGTAGAGCAATTCCAAACAGACCCGAACTGTTGGCTCATGATACTCTCAATCAGGGCAGGTGGTACTGGGTTGAATCTTACATCAGCAAGCCATGTGATTCACTATGATCTATGGTGGAATCCAGCTGTAGAGAACCAAGCAACCGACCGTGCATTCAGAATCGGGCAAGACAAACAGGTGACTGTCCACCGGCTTATCACAGAAGGGACCTTTGAGGAACGCATCAACGATATGCTCACATCCAAAAAAGATTTGGCTGACAGTGTTGTATCGGCAGGGGAGAATTGGATAACAGAGCTCTCAACTGAACAGCTGAAGGAACTCATAGAATTAAGGGAGAGCCATACAGAGACAGCCCCCCGTTAA
- a CDS encoding substrate-binding domain-containing protein translates to MKKTVAILLVLALVCTGLFAQGGKEAADDTVKIGALIRNLNEQFVKDYADNLRKLAEENGVELNLQDAQGDVARQLDQLNTLITQGYKYFVIIPQDTSVTEQMAQQIQAVGGGAAFSNIQPSVDALKVGKDFYLASSPELVAGQYQAQIVDDYFTQYPDKAPGKVLNILYLQGQLGHPAQISREAGFVDTLESLGYTVNFVAKDTADWTPDKAQEKMDTWLAAHRGKFNLVVAQNDGMALGAVESLVTNGLVDNDASDGTILSFPVLGIDATADALNSMDQDKLYATVLQDSVGQSSTAFELALAMATKGTAQGVTAWGIEPAKEVISEAPANDPAVISQCYLVPFKPITKENYKDLM, encoded by the coding sequence ATGAAGAAGACTGTAGCTATTTTGTTGGTACTGGCACTTGTCTGTACTGGTCTTTTCGCACAGGGCGGAAAAGAAGCGGCCGATGATACGGTTAAGATTGGTGCTCTTATCAGAAATCTGAACGAACAGTTTGTTAAGGACTATGCTGACAATCTTCGCAAGCTTGCAGAAGAGAACGGCGTTGAATTGAACCTGCAGGATGCGCAGGGTGACGTGGCTCGTCAGCTCGACCAGCTCAACACCTTGATCACCCAGGGATACAAGTATTTCGTGATTATTCCTCAGGACACCAGTGTAACTGAGCAGATGGCACAGCAGATCCAGGCTGTTGGTGGTGGCGCTGCCTTCTCCAACATCCAGCCTTCTGTTGATGCTTTGAAGGTAGGTAAGGATTTCTACCTTGCTTCCTCACCTGAGTTGGTTGCTGGTCAGTACCAGGCACAGATTGTAGATGACTACTTCACCCAGTATCCTGACAAGGCTCCTGGTAAAGTGTTGAATATCCTGTACTTGCAGGGACAGCTTGGGCACCCCGCTCAGATCAGCCGTGAAGCTGGTTTTGTCGATACCCTTGAAAGCCTTGGTTATACCGTGAACTTTGTTGCAAAGGACACAGCTGACTGGACTCCAGACAAGGCTCAGGAAAAGATGGACACCTGGCTTGCAGCACACCGTGGCAAGTTCAACCTCGTGGTTGCACAGAACGACGGCATGGCTCTTGGTGCAGTTGAATCCTTGGTTACCAACGGTTTGGTTGACAATGATGCCAGCGATGGTACCATCCTGAGTTTCCCTGTTCTCGGTATCGATGCAACTGCTGATGCATTGAACTCCATGGATCAGGACAAGCTGTATGCTACCGTTCTGCAGGACTCAGTTGGACAGAGCAGCACCGCATTTGAGCTTGCACTTGCAATGGCCACCAAAGGCACTGCACAGGGCGTAACCGCTTGGGGAATCGAGCCCGCCAAGGAAGTCATCAGTGAAGCACCTGCAAATGACCCAGCTGTCATTTCCCAGTGCTACCTGGTTCCTTTCAAGCCGATCACCAAAGAGAATTACAAGGACTTGATGTAA